A single region of the Leisingera thetidis genome encodes:
- a CDS encoding phosphopentomutase — translation MPRAFLVVMDSAGIGGAPDAGKFFNGDLPDLGANTLAHIAQACAAGEAEAGRSGPLQVPSLERLGLGAVMRLASSVPFPGLDTEPQGLWGCARELSRGKDTPSGHWELAGLPVPWDWHYFPDQAPSFPEALTAFVAEQAGTGGILGNCHASGTVILNDLGAEHIRTGQPICYTSADSVFQIAAHEETFGLDRLLKLCEAIAPRLHAMKVGRVIARPFLGSADQGFTRTANRRDYAIAPPAPVLTNWVREAGGKVHAIGKIGDIFSMSGIDTLKKGPDAKLMEHLFDAVDTAEEGSLTFANFVEFDSLYGHTRDISGYARALEWFDGETGRLLSKLRKGDMLVLTADHGNDPSWPGSDHTREQVPVLIAGLDAGTIGQVKFADVGASIAAHLNVPAEGPGKSFL, via the coding sequence ATGCCCCGTGCCTTCCTTGTGGTGATGGACTCCGCTGGTATCGGCGGCGCGCCGGATGCCGGGAAATTCTTCAACGGCGACCTGCCCGACCTTGGCGCCAACACACTGGCCCATATTGCCCAGGCCTGCGCCGCGGGGGAGGCCGAAGCGGGCAGGAGCGGTCCGCTGCAGGTGCCCAGCCTGGAGCGCCTCGGCCTTGGCGCGGTGATGCGGCTGGCGTCCTCGGTGCCGTTCCCGGGGCTGGATACCGAACCGCAGGGCCTGTGGGGCTGCGCCCGCGAACTGAGCCGCGGCAAGGATACGCCATCCGGCCATTGGGAGCTGGCGGGCCTGCCGGTGCCCTGGGACTGGCATTACTTCCCCGATCAGGCGCCTTCCTTCCCGGAGGCGTTGACGGCTTTTGTTGCGGAGCAGGCCGGCACCGGCGGCATCCTGGGTAATTGCCATGCCTCCGGCACCGTGATCCTCAACGATCTGGGCGCCGAGCACATCCGGACCGGCCAGCCGATCTGCTACACCTCCGCCGACAGCGTTTTTCAGATCGCCGCGCATGAGGAGACATTCGGCCTCGACCGTCTTCTGAAACTCTGCGAGGCCATCGCCCCGCGCCTGCACGCGATGAAGGTGGGGCGGGTCATTGCGCGCCCCTTCCTGGGTTCGGCGGATCAGGGCTTCACCCGCACCGCCAACCGCCGCGACTATGCCATTGCCCCGCCCGCGCCGGTGCTGACCAACTGGGTGCGGGAGGCGGGCGGCAAGGTTCACGCCATCGGCAAGATCGGCGACATCTTCTCAATGTCCGGCATCGACACCCTGAAAAAAGGTCCTGATGCCAAGCTGATGGAGCATCTGTTTGATGCGGTGGACACGGCTGAAGAGGGCAGCCTGACCTTTGCCAACTTCGTCGAGTTCGACAGCCTGTACGGCCATACCCGCGACATTTCCGGCTATGCCCGCGCACTGGAGTGGTTCGACGGGGAAACCGGCCGCCTGCTGTCCAAGCTGCGCAAGGGCGACATGCTGGTGCTGACCGCCGATCACGGCAATGACCCGAGCTGGCCCGGCAGTGACCATACCCGCGAACAGGTGCCGGTGCTGATCGCAGGGCTTGACGCGGGCACCATCGGGCAGGTCAAATTCGCCGATGTGGGCGCCTCCATTGCGGCCCACTTGAACGTCCCGGCTGAAGGTCCGGGCAAGAGTTTTCTTTGA
- a CDS encoding PACE efflux transporter, with protein MRTAKDRIRHAISFEVIGLLLATPIGAWLFDIPMQHFGVAALVCATLATVWNYVYNMAFDRTLQHLAGSTRKTISLRVLHAVVFELGLLLALMPFLAWYLDISLYEAFVVDVGFAGFYLVYAFVFNWGYDIAFPVPHSSSASAAEAG; from the coding sequence ATGCGCACCGCCAAAGACCGGATCCGTCACGCAATTTCGTTTGAAGTCATCGGGCTGCTGCTTGCGACGCCCATCGGCGCCTGGCTGTTTGATATTCCGATGCAGCATTTCGGAGTGGCTGCCCTGGTCTGCGCCACGCTCGCAACTGTTTGGAACTATGTGTACAACATGGCTTTCGACCGCACCCTGCAGCACCTGGCGGGCAGCACGCGGAAAACAATTTCCCTGCGCGTGCTGCACGCAGTTGTGTTTGAACTTGGCCTGCTGCTGGCGCTGATGCCTTTCCTCGCCTGGTACTTGGATATCTCCCTGTACGAGGCCTTTGTGGTGGACGTCGGCTTTGCCGGTTTCTATCTCGTCTATGCCTTCGTCTTCAACTGGGGCTATGACATCGCTTTCCCGGTTCCGCATTCCAGCTCCGCCTCCGCCGCTGAGGCCGGCTGA
- a CDS encoding SPOR domain-containing protein produces the protein MKITRIIALAIIAGTTGAAGIQAQTLRPTSPPAEYPPASYKGRQFVDSRGCIYIRAGIDGNITWVPRVTRSRKQVCGYQPTELAGATRQQQRAAAPELITLEPSQQPAQTAAGKPAPAQPAPAQTAPAAASPAPKVVTTAKPRRTPQTTSARTAPAAAAPAAKPAAKPAAKKVVRTAPKPGPAPAAAAQKPAGNSACAGLSDISRQYTNSPGVRCGPQDSSPVTFGGQDIGPQSSVRLTPNTRVVQTHIYQDRRLSNSFTVPQGYRPVWTDGRLNPKRAVRTVRPAVVTSFSQAPAGYLRVEREDGRLNPQRGLRTPEGDAQMAQIWTNGVPRRLVQLPLDRPAVKLPRNVRRSPAEAHPSGLHLSTRSAPDAEAPQQAAAQRYVRAATFGDEGQAKAAARRLAATGLPVRLGTVSRKGQPYKVVLAGPFRQPAAAAAALVKVQNAGFSGAKLSK, from the coding sequence ATGAAAATAACTAGAATTATTGCACTGGCCATCATCGCGGGGACAACTGGCGCAGCAGGTATACAGGCACAAACCCTGCGCCCGACCAGTCCGCCCGCCGAGTATCCGCCTGCCTCCTACAAGGGGCGGCAATTTGTCGACAGCCGCGGTTGCATCTATATCCGGGCAGGGATCGACGGCAATATCACCTGGGTGCCGCGGGTGACCCGGTCGCGCAAGCAGGTTTGCGGCTACCAACCGACCGAACTGGCCGGCGCAACCCGCCAGCAGCAGCGGGCCGCGGCGCCCGAACTGATCACGCTTGAGCCCAGTCAGCAGCCCGCGCAGACGGCGGCAGGCAAGCCGGCGCCGGCCCAGCCCGCTCCGGCCCAGACAGCGCCGGCGGCGGCCAGCCCTGCCCCCAAGGTGGTCACCACGGCCAAGCCGCGCCGCACACCGCAAACCACCAGCGCCCGGACTGCGCCGGCGGCGGCCGCCCCGGCGGCCAAACCCGCCGCCAAGCCGGCCGCCAAGAAGGTGGTGCGCACGGCTCCGAAACCGGGCCCGGCACCGGCTGCGGCCGCCCAGAAGCCGGCAGGCAACAGCGCCTGTGCCGGCCTCTCCGATATCAGCCGGCAATACACCAATTCCCCAGGTGTGCGCTGCGGCCCGCAGGACTCCTCGCCAGTGACCTTCGGCGGCCAGGACATCGGGCCGCAGTCCTCGGTCCGGCTCACCCCGAATACCCGTGTGGTGCAGACCCACATCTACCAGGACCGCCGTCTCAGCAACAGTTTCACGGTTCCGCAGGGCTACCGCCCGGTCTGGACCGATGGGCGGCTGAACCCGAAACGGGCGGTGCGCACGGTGCGGCCCGCGGTGGTGACCAGCTTTTCCCAGGCCCCGGCCGGTTATCTGCGGGTCGAGCGGGAAGACGGCCGTCTGAATCCGCAGCGCGGGCTGCGCACGCCGGAAGGCGACGCGCAGATGGCGCAGATCTGGACCAACGGCGTGCCGCGCCGCCTGGTGCAGCTGCCGCTGGACCGCCCCGCCGTGAAGCTGCCGCGCAACGTCCGCCGCAGCCCGGCCGAGGCGCATCCGTCCGGGCTGCACCTGTCCACCCGCTCTGCGCCTGACGCAGAGGCGCCGCAGCAGGCAGCGGCCCAGCGGTATGTCCGTGCCGCAACCTTTGGCGATGAGGGGCAGGCCAAAGCCGCCGCCCGCAGGCTTGCCGCCACCGGGCTGCCGGTGCGCCTTGGCACCGTCAGCCGCAAGGGGCAGCCTTACAAGGTGGTGCTGGCCGGACCGTTCCGCCAGCCCGCCGCGGCGGCCGCTGCGCTGGTCAAAGTGCAGAACGCGGGATTTTCAGGCGCCAAGCTGAGCAAATAA
- a CDS encoding cytidine deaminase, which produces MSLKTAAAAVRENAHAPYSNFKVGAAVRSASGQIYVGCNVENVAYPEGTCAEAGAIAAMVAAGETELAEVYVIADCPSPVPPCGGCRQKLKEFGGGEVKVTMATTDGAETETTIGDLLPGAFDADYMERS; this is translated from the coding sequence ATGAGCCTGAAAACCGCCGCCGCTGCCGTCCGTGAAAACGCCCACGCGCCTTACTCAAACTTCAAGGTCGGCGCCGCTGTCCGCTCCGCCTCCGGCCAGATTTACGTGGGCTGCAATGTCGAAAACGTCGCCTACCCGGAGGGCACCTGCGCCGAGGCCGGCGCCATTGCCGCGATGGTGGCGGCGGGCGAGACCGAACTGGCGGAAGTCTATGTGATCGCCGACTGCCCCTCGCCGGTCCCGCCCTGCGGCGGCTGCCGTCAGAAGCTCAAGGAGTTTGGCGGCGGCGAGGTCAAGGTGACCATGGCCACAACCGATGGTGCAGAGACGGAAACAACCATCGGCGACCTGCTGCCGGGCGCCTTTGACGCGGACTATATGGAGCGCAGCTGA
- a CDS encoding NADP-dependent malic enzyme: MSDSQNLRQAALNYHEFPRPGKLEIRATKPMANGRDLARAYSPGVAEACIEIKADEANAARYTSRGNLVAVVTNGSAVLGLGNIGALASKPVMEGKAVLFKNFAGIDCFDIEVNESDPEKLADIVCSLEPTFGAINLEDIKAPDCFVVEKLCRERMNIPVFHDDQHGTAIVVGAAAKNALHVAGKSFEEIKIVSTGGGAAGIACLNMLLKLGVKRENIWLCDIHGLVYEGREEDMNPQKAAFAQASDKRTLDEVMDGADLFLGLSGPNVLKPEMVSKMAKRPIIFALANPTPEIMPEQARKVAPDAIIATGRSDFPNQVNNVLCFPFIFRGALDVGATEINDQMQIACVDGIAELARATTSAEAAAAYKGEQLTFGADYLIPKPFDPRLVAVVSSAVAKAAMESGVATRPIEDIAAYKQKLNQTVFKSALLMRPVFEAARAAARRIVFAEGEDERVLRAAQAILEETTETPLLIGRPEVIERRCEKLGLDVRPGRDFQLVNPENDPRYYDYWNSYHKVMQRRGVTPDLAKAIMRTNTTAIGAIMVHRGEADSLICGTFGEYRWHMNYVQQVLGGNSYAPHGALSMMILEDGPLFIADTHVRIEPTPAQIAETVMGAARHVRRFGIEPKIALCSQSQFGNIACDTGSRLRDALEILDGKRRDFAYEGEMNIDTALDPELRERIFPNSRLEGPANVLIFAHADAASGVRNILKMRAGGLEVGPILMGMGNRAHIVSPSITARGLLNMAAIAGTPVAHYG; this comes from the coding sequence ATGTCCGATTCACAGAACCTGCGCCAAGCCGCACTCAACTATCACGAGTTTCCCCGCCCCGGTAAGCTGGAGATCCGGGCGACCAAGCCGATGGCCAACGGGCGCGATCTGGCCCGCGCCTATTCGCCCGGCGTGGCGGAGGCCTGCATCGAGATCAAGGCGGATGAAGCCAATGCCGCCCGCTATACCTCGCGCGGGAATCTGGTTGCGGTTGTGACGAACGGCTCGGCGGTGCTGGGGCTGGGCAACATCGGCGCGCTGGCCTCCAAGCCGGTGATGGAGGGCAAGGCGGTCCTGTTCAAGAACTTCGCTGGCATCGACTGCTTTGACATCGAGGTCAATGAAAGCGACCCGGAGAAGCTGGCCGATATCGTCTGTTCGCTGGAGCCGACATTCGGCGCCATCAACCTCGAGGACATCAAGGCGCCGGATTGCTTTGTGGTGGAGAAGCTCTGCCGCGAGCGGATGAACATTCCGGTTTTCCACGACGACCAGCACGGCACCGCGATTGTGGTTGGTGCTGCCGCCAAGAACGCGCTGCATGTGGCCGGCAAGTCGTTTGAGGAGATCAAGATCGTCTCCACCGGCGGCGGCGCGGCGGGGATTGCCTGCCTCAACATGCTGCTGAAGCTGGGCGTGAAGCGCGAGAACATCTGGCTGTGCGACATTCACGGGCTGGTCTACGAGGGCCGCGAAGAAGACATGAACCCGCAAAAGGCCGCCTTTGCCCAGGCCTCGGACAAGCGCACGCTGGACGAGGTGATGGATGGCGCCGACCTGTTCCTGGGCCTGTCCGGCCCGAACGTGCTGAAGCCGGAGATGGTCAGCAAGATGGCCAAGCGGCCGATCATCTTTGCGCTCGCCAACCCGACGCCCGAAATCATGCCGGAGCAGGCCCGCAAGGTGGCGCCGGATGCGATCATCGCAACCGGGCGCAGCGATTTCCCCAATCAGGTCAACAACGTGCTGTGCTTCCCCTTCATCTTCCGCGGCGCGCTGGATGTGGGGGCGACCGAAATCAACGACCAGATGCAGATAGCCTGCGTCGACGGCATCGCCGAGCTGGCCCGCGCCACCACCAGTGCCGAGGCCGCCGCGGCCTACAAGGGCGAACAGCTGACCTTCGGGGCCGACTACCTGATCCCGAAGCCGTTCGACCCGCGGCTGGTGGCGGTGGTGTCCTCTGCGGTCGCCAAGGCAGCGATGGAAAGCGGGGTCGCCACCCGGCCGATCGAGGACATTGCCGCCTACAAACAAAAGCTGAACCAGACGGTGTTCAAGTCAGCATTGCTGATGCGGCCGGTGTTCGAGGCCGCCCGCGCCGCCGCCCGCCGCATCGTGTTTGCCGAGGGCGAGGACGAGCGGGTGCTGCGCGCCGCCCAGGCGATCCTGGAGGAAACCACCGAAACCCCGCTCCTGATCGGCCGCCCGGAAGTCATTGAACGGCGCTGCGAGAAGCTGGGGCTGGATGTGCGGCCGGGGCGGGACTTCCAGCTGGTGAACCCGGAAAACGACCCGCGCTATTACGATTACTGGAACAGCTACCACAAGGTGATGCAGCGCCGCGGGGTGACGCCGGATCTGGCCAAGGCGATCATGCGCACCAATACCACCGCCATCGGCGCCATCATGGTGCACCGCGGCGAGGCCGACAGCCTGATCTGCGGCACCTTCGGCGAGTACCGCTGGCATATGAACTATGTGCAGCAGGTGCTGGGCGGCAACAGCTATGCGCCGCACGGTGCCTTGTCGATGATGATCCTGGAGGACGGGCCGCTGTTCATCGCCGACACCCATGTGCGGATCGAGCCGACGCCCGCGCAGATCGCCGAAACGGTGATGGGCGCTGCCCGCCATGTGCGCCGCTTCGGGATCGAGCCGAAGATCGCGCTCTGCTCGCAGTCGCAGTTCGGCAATATCGCCTGCGACACCGGCAGCCGCCTGCGGGATGCGCTGGAGATCCTCGATGGCAAGCGCCGTGATTTTGCCTATGAGGGCGAGATGAACATCGACACCGCGCTGGATCCGGAGCTGCGCGAGCGGATCTTCCCCAACTCGCGGCTGGAAGGCCCGGCCAACGTGCTGATCTTTGCCCATGCCGATGCCGCTTCGGGGGTGCGCAACATCCTCAAGATGCGGGCCGGCGGGCTGGAGGTGGGGCCGATCCTGATGGGCATGGGCAACCGCGCCCATATCGTGTCGCCCTCGATCACCGCGCGGGGGCTTTTGAACATGGCCGCCATTGCCGGAACCCCGGTGGCACACTACGGTTAA
- a CDS encoding thymidine phosphorylase, whose amino-acid sequence MDARAIIAKLRRGETPGEADLRWFAEGLASGAVSDAQAGAFAMAVCLRGLSVEGRRALTLAMRDTGDVLKWDLDGPVLDKHSTGGVGDCVSLLLAPALAACGAYVPMISGRGLGHTGGTLDKLEAIPGVSTQVSEDHMRRMMQDMGCAIVGATAQIAPADKRLYAIRDVTATVESLDLITASILSKKLAASPDALVLDVKIGSGAFMKTADEARALAQSLCDTANAAGCRTSALITDMNQPLAPALGNALEVAEVMRVLTGSASGPLAEICAVLGGELLAHAGLAADASDGAFRITAALTDGRAAERFARMITALGGPADFAAKWQDHLPGAEVIREIKAPLAGHVSAMNGEALGLAVVSLGGGRMVEGDRIHPGVGISDIVRLGRQVGAGETLARIHAASDDAAEMAEAAFLAAVSIGKAPDTLPPLVHERIS is encoded by the coding sequence ATGGACGCCCGCGCCATCATCGCCAAGCTCCGGCGCGGAGAAACCCCCGGCGAGGCGGATCTGCGCTGGTTTGCCGAAGGGCTCGCCAGCGGCGCGGTTTCCGATGCACAGGCCGGGGCCTTTGCCATGGCCGTCTGCCTGCGGGGCCTCAGCGTTGAGGGCCGCCGCGCGCTGACGCTGGCGATGCGCGACACCGGCGATGTGCTGAAATGGGATCTGGACGGGCCGGTGCTGGACAAGCATTCGACCGGCGGGGTGGGGGATTGCGTCTCGCTGCTGCTGGCCCCGGCGCTGGCCGCCTGCGGTGCCTATGTGCCGATGATCTCGGGCCGCGGCCTGGGCCATACCGGCGGCACCCTGGACAAGCTGGAGGCGATCCCCGGCGTTTCCACCCAAGTCAGCGAAGACCATATGCGCCGGATGATGCAGGACATGGGCTGCGCCATTGTCGGCGCCACGGCGCAGATCGCACCTGCGGACAAGCGGCTTTATGCCATCCGCGATGTAACCGCGACGGTCGAAAGCCTCGACCTGATCACCGCCTCGATCCTGTCCAAGAAGCTGGCCGCCAGCCCGGATGCGCTGGTGCTGGACGTCAAGATCGGCTCCGGTGCTTTCATGAAAACGGCGGATGAGGCGCGCGCTTTGGCGCAATCCCTCTGCGATACCGCCAATGCGGCGGGCTGCCGGACCTCGGCGCTGATCACCGACATGAACCAGCCGCTGGCGCCCGCCCTGGGCAACGCGCTGGAAGTGGCAGAGGTGATGCGGGTGCTGACCGGCAGCGCATCCGGCCCGCTGGCGGAGATCTGCGCGGTGCTGGGCGGCGAGCTGCTGGCCCACGCCGGATTGGCCGCGGATGCCTCCGACGGCGCGTTCAGGATCACCGCCGCCCTCACCGATGGCCGCGCGGCGGAGCGTTTTGCCCGGATGATAACAGCCTTGGGCGGGCCTGCGGATTTTGCCGCCAAATGGCAGGATCATCTGCCCGGTGCCGAAGTCATCCGCGAGATCAAGGCGCCGTTAGCGGGTCATGTCTCCGCAATGAACGGCGAAGCGCTCGGGCTGGCTGTGGTCAGCCTTGGCGGCGGCCGCATGGTGGAAGGCGACCGCATCCACCCGGGAGTCGGGATCTCGGACATCGTCCGCCTGGGCCGGCAGGTCGGGGCAGGGGAAACGCTTGCCCGCATCCACGCGGCCAGCGATGATGCGGCAGAGATGGCGGAGGCGGCCTTCCTCGCGGCCGTCTCCATCGGCAAGGCGCCGGACACCCTGCCGCCGCTGGTTCACGAAAGGATCTCCTGA
- a CDS encoding GFA family protein, with the protein MKGHCHCGAVHWESQAEAAWSCYCHCADCRRICAAPVTAFFALPHEAVDWSGASPKVYNSSEGVDRLFCGACGSQMAYRTSRDRVNIHLYTATLECPGDMPPKFHVFHSDHVTWLELKDTLPRYAKYSGG; encoded by the coding sequence ATGAAAGGGCATTGCCATTGCGGCGCCGTGCATTGGGAGAGCCAGGCCGAGGCGGCCTGGAGCTGCTATTGCCATTGCGCCGACTGCCGCCGCATCTGCGCGGCACCTGTCACCGCGTTTTTCGCCTTGCCGCATGAGGCGGTGGACTGGTCCGGCGCCAGTCCGAAGGTCTACAACTCTTCCGAGGGGGTCGACCGGCTGTTCTGCGGCGCCTGCGGCAGCCAGATGGCCTATCGAACCTCCCGGGACCGGGTCAACATCCACCTCTACACGGCAACGCTGGAATGCCCGGGCGACATGCCGCCGAAGTTTCATGTCTTCCACTCCGACCACGTGACCTGGCTCGAGCTGAAAGACACCCTGCCCCGCTACGCCAAATACTCCGGCGGGTGA
- a CDS encoding AMP-binding protein, with the protein MGWMADETGLEKTAANYVPLSPLSHLQRAAQVFPDHLAVSYGKHRKTYAEYHARCTRLASGLVKLGVKPGDVVATLLPNIPAQAEAHFGVPACGAVLNTINTRLDVGTVSYIFGHGEAKAVLVDPQFLDLAEAAIEEMEGPAPVLIEVADDQAGWHATGRHMEYEALLASGDPEFQWIMPEDEWESLALNYTSGTTGRPKGVVYHHRGAYLMTMGTVVSWRMVLHPVYLTIVPLFHCNGWNHTWMMPLVGGTLVCCRDITAQNIYNAIHYEGVTHFGGAPIVLNMIVNALDEERRTFGHTVEVFTAGAPPAPATLSKIEDLGFNVTHVYGLTETFGHVTECYWNADQWDGLDKAGIAAKKSRQGVAMPMLEPVVVRGSDHAVLPKDGQSQGEIALRGNVVMKGYLKNPEATAEAFKGGYFNTGDLAVQHPDGYIQIADRAKDIIISGGENISSVEVEGALMAHPDVLLAAVAAMPDEKWGEVPCAFVELKPGAREDAAALIAFTRETLAGFKAPKKVVFQELPKTSTGKIQKFELRKIAKTL; encoded by the coding sequence ATGCTGAGTATCATGCGCGCTGCACCCGTCTGGCTTCGGGCCTGGTCAAGCTGGGGGTGAAGCCCGGCGATGTGGTCGCGACCCTGCTGCCCAACATCCCCGCCCAGGCCGAGGCGCATTTCGGCGTGCCGGCCTGCGGCGCGGTGCTGAACACCATCAACACCCGCCTGGATGTGGGCACGGTCTCCTACATTTTCGGCCACGGCGAGGCCAAGGCGGTGCTGGTCGATCCGCAGTTCCTGGACCTGGCTGAAGCCGCCATTGAAGAGATGGAAGGCCCGGCCCCGGTTCTGATCGAGGTTGCGGATGATCAGGCCGGCTGGCACGCCACCGGCAGGCACATGGAATACGAGGCGCTGCTGGCCAGCGGCGATCCGGAGTTCCAGTGGATCATGCCCGAGGATGAGTGGGAAAGCCTGGCGCTGAACTATACCTCCGGCACCACCGGGCGGCCCAAGGGCGTGGTCTACCACCACCGCGGCGCCTACCTGATGACCATGGGCACGGTGGTGTCCTGGCGGATGGTGCTGCACCCGGTCTATCTGACCATCGTGCCGCTGTTCCACTGCAACGGCTGGAACCATACCTGGATGATGCCGCTGGTCGGCGGCACCCTGGTCTGCTGCCGCGATATCACCGCGCAGAACATCTACAACGCCATCCATTACGAGGGCGTCACCCATTTCGGCGGCGCGCCGATTGTGCTGAACATGATCGTCAACGCGCTGGATGAGGAACGCCGCACATTCGGCCACACGGTGGAGGTCTTCACCGCGGGCGCCCCGCCCGCCCCGGCGACGCTGTCCAAGATCGAAGACCTCGGCTTCAACGTCACCCATGTCTACGGGCTGACCGAGACCTTTGGCCATGTTACGGAATGCTACTGGAACGCGGATCAGTGGGACGGGCTGGACAAGGCCGGGATCGCTGCGAAGAAATCCCGCCAGGGCGTTGCCATGCCGATGCTGGAGCCGGTGGTGGTGCGCGGCAGCGACCACGCTGTGCTGCCCAAGGACGGCCAGAGCCAGGGCGAAATCGCGCTGCGCGGCAATGTGGTGATGAAGGGCTATCTGAAGAACCCCGAGGCCACGGCCGAGGCCTTCAAGGGCGGCTACTTCAACACCGGCGACCTCGCCGTGCAGCATCCCGATGGCTATATCCAGATCGCCGACCGGGCCAAGGACATCATCATCTCGGGCGGCGAGAACATCTCCTCGGTCGAGGTGGAGGGCGCGCTGATGGCGCATCCGGATGTGCTGCTCGCCGCCGTCGCCGCGATGCCGGACGAGAAATGGGGCGAGGTGCCCTGCGCCTTTGTCGAACTGAAACCGGGCGCGCGGGAAGACGCCGCAGCGCTGATCGCCTTCACCCGCGAGACGCTGGCGGGCTTCAAGGCGCCCAAGAAAGTGGTGTTTCAGGAGCTGCCGAAAACCTCCACCGGCAAGATTCAGAAGTTCGAGCTGAGGAAAATCGCCAAGACCCTGTGA
- the upp gene encoding uracil phosphoribosyltransferase — MTDHLTVVDHPLVQHKLTLMRDKGTSTAGFRRLLREITQLLAYEITREMPLTTTNIETPIEEMEAPILAGKKLALVSILRAGNGMLDGVLELIPSARVGFVGLYRDEETLEPVQYYFKAPEGLKDRLVIAVDPMLATGNSSAAAIDLLKEAGANNIRFLCLLASPEGVERMKEAHPDVPIVTASLDRQLNDKGYILPGLGDAGDRMFGTK, encoded by the coding sequence ATGACCGACCACCTGACCGTTGTTGATCACCCGCTTGTGCAGCACAAGCTGACCCTGATGCGGGACAAGGGCACGTCCACCGCGGGCTTCCGCCGCCTGCTGCGCGAGATCACCCAGCTGCTGGCCTATGAAATCACCCGCGAAATGCCGCTGACCACCACCAACATCGAAACCCCGATAGAGGAGATGGAGGCGCCGATCCTGGCCGGCAAGAAGCTGGCGCTGGTGTCGATCCTGCGCGCGGGCAACGGCATGCTGGACGGGGTGCTGGAGCTGATCCCCTCGGCCCGGGTCGGCTTTGTCGGCCTCTACCGCGACGAGGAAACCCTGGAACCGGTGCAGTATTACTTCAAGGCACCGGAAGGGTTGAAGGACCGGCTGGTGATCGCCGTCGATCCGATGCTGGCCACCGGCAACAGCTCCGCCGCCGCCATCGACCTGCTGAAAGAGGCCGGCGCCAACAATATCCGCTTCCTGTGCCTGCTGGCCTCGCCCGAAGGCGTCGAGCGGATGAAGGAAGCGCACCCGGATGTGCCGATTGTCACGGCTTCGCTGGACCGCCAGCTGAACGACAAGGGCTATATCCTGCCCGGGCTCGGCGATGCCGGCGACCGGATGTTCGGCACCAAGTAA